One Antarctobacter heliothermus DNA segment encodes these proteins:
- a CDS encoding cytidine deaminase, producing the protein MSNSKSGFAELAAAARAVRENAYVPYSHFKVGAALRAPSGAVYVGCNVENVAYPEGTCAEAGAIAAMVAAGETEITEAYVIADSPHPVAPCGGCRQKLFEFARGDVSVTMATVDGAEQTVTVADLLPGAFDKTHMDRA; encoded by the coding sequence ATGTCCAATTCCAAATCCGGATTCGCCGAGCTTGCCGCCGCCGCCCGTGCGGTGCGTGAGAACGCTTATGTCCCCTATTCGCATTTCAAGGTGGGGGCTGCCCTGCGCGCGCCCTCTGGTGCGGTCTATGTCGGGTGCAACGTCGAAAACGTCGCCTACCCCGAAGGCACCTGCGCCGAGGCGGGGGCAATCGCCGCGATGGTTGCGGCGGGTGAGACAGAGATCACCGAAGCTTATGTTATCGCCGACAGCCCGCATCCGGTGGCCCCCTGCGGCGGCTGCCGGCAAAAACTGTTCGAATTCGCGCGCGGGGATGTGTCAGTGACCATGGCCACGGTCGACGGGGCCGAGCAGACTGTCACCGTCGCCGACCTGCTGCCGGGGGCCTTTGACAAGACCCATATGGACCGCGCCTGA
- a CDS encoding NAD kinase, with amino-acid sequence MTLRIAFCASRAPIAQAALAGLSRRYGDHAEQGAEVIVALGGDGFMLHTLHRTQALEVPVYGMNRGTVGFLMNEYSEHGLVERLQAAEEAVINPLMMRATCVDGHDHHALAINEVSLHRSGSQAARLRISVDGQVRMAELVCDGALVSTPAGSTAYNYSAHGPILPIGADVLALTPVAAFRPRRWRGALLPKSAGVTFEVLEPEKRPVMAEADGEAVRDVLRVHIRSEPDVAHHVLFDPGHGLEERLIREQFV; translated from the coding sequence ATGACATTACGGATCGCCTTTTGTGCCTCTCGCGCGCCGATTGCACAGGCGGCGCTGGCTGGTTTGTCCCGGCGCTATGGCGATCATGCCGAGCAGGGGGCAGAGGTGATTGTGGCGCTGGGCGGCGACGGGTTCATGTTGCACACACTGCACCGGACGCAGGCGCTGGAGGTGCCGGTTTATGGCATGAACCGGGGCACGGTCGGGTTTCTGATGAACGAATATTCGGAACACGGGTTGGTCGAGCGGTTGCAAGCGGCGGAAGAGGCCGTGATCAACCCGCTGATGATGCGCGCCACCTGTGTGGATGGGCATGACCATCATGCGCTGGCGATCAACGAGGTGTCTTTGCACCGGTCGGGATCACAGGCCGCGCGGCTGCGGATCAGCGTCGATGGGCAGGTGCGCATGGCGGAACTGGTCTGTGACGGGGCGCTGGTGTCGACGCCTGCCGGGTCCACCGCCTATAACTATTCCGCGCATGGTCCGATCCTGCCGATTGGCGCGGATGTGCTGGCGCTGACCCCGGTTGCGGCTTTTCGCCCGCGTCGTTGGCGCGGCGCGTTGTTGCCGAAATCGGCGGGGGTGACGTTTGAGGTGCTGGAGCCGGAAAAGCGCCCCGTTATGGCCGAGGCAGACGGTGAGGCGGTGCGCGACGTTCTGCGGGTGCATATCCGGTCCGAACCGGACGTGGCGCATCATGTCCTGTTTGACCCCGGTCACGGGCTGGAGGAACGTCTGATCCGCGAACAGTTCGTATGA
- a CDS encoding ParD-like family protein: MGIVKIGDALHEELRKSSSVMCRSINAQAEFWIKVGMLAEANPTLPFTEIMAQQLKNADVQVQDIEAA; encoded by the coding sequence ATGGGCATCGTGAAAATCGGGGACGCCCTGCATGAGGAACTGCGCAAGTCCAGTTCGGTCATGTGTCGTTCGATCAATGCGCAGGCGGAATTCTGGATAAAGGTGGGTATGCTTGCCGAGGCAAACCCGACACTGCCCTTTACGGAGATCATGGCGCAGCAACTCAAGAACGCCGATGTTCAGGTGCAAGATATCGAAGCCGCCTGA
- a CDS encoding PspA/IM30 family protein gives MFETFRTLVAGANARAEEQVRDRYCIELIDQKIREADASLKSAKYGLASLIQRERAETRQVATLDARVANLMSRAKAALEAGREDLAAEAAQAVADMENELEVRRGTVARLETRILQLRQSVEAANRRLIDLKQGAVAARAAKREADIQKRLGAHVARDTAFDEAEALIQRVLNRDDPFEQSQILREIDSGLNRGDMADRMAEAGFGPASKSTAADVLSRLKTQN, from the coding sequence ATGTTCGAGACCTTCAGAACCCTTGTGGCGGGGGCCAATGCCCGGGCCGAGGAGCAGGTACGGGACCGCTATTGCATAGAGTTGATTGACCAGAAGATCCGTGAGGCCGACGCTTCTTTGAAGTCAGCGAAATACGGATTGGCCAGCCTGATCCAGCGTGAGCGGGCTGAGACCCGGCAAGTGGCCACGCTGGACGCGCGGGTTGCGAACCTGATGTCCCGCGCCAAGGCGGCGCTGGAGGCGGGGCGCGAGGATCTGGCGGCTGAGGCGGCGCAGGCCGTGGCCGACATGGAGAATGAACTGGAGGTGCGGCGCGGAACCGTGGCCCGGTTGGAAACCCGCATCCTGCAGTTGCGTCAATCCGTTGAGGCCGCGAACCGGCGGTTGATCGACCTCAAGCAAGGTGCGGTGGCGGCGCGGGCGGCGAAACGTGAGGCGGATATCCAGAAACGGTTGGGTGCGCATGTGGCCCGTGACACCGCCTTTGATGAGGCCGAGGCGCTGATCCAGCGGGTGTTGAACCGGGACGACCCGTTCGAGCAGAGCCAGATCCTGCGGGAGATCGACAGTGGCCTGAACCGGGGCGACATGGCCGACCGCATGGCCGAGGCCGGGTTCGGTCCGGCCAGCAAAAGCACCGCCGCGGACGTTTTGAGCCGCCTGAAGACACAAAACTGA
- a CDS encoding thymidine phosphorylase, translating into MDARGIIGELRRGEEPAPRELAWFAHGLADGSVSAAQAGAFAMGVCLRGLSEAGRVALTLAMRDSGHVLDWDMDAPVVDKHSTGGVGDCASLVLAPALAACGVYVPMISGRGLGHTGGTLDKLEAIPGYSVAVDEAMLRQVVGDVGCAIVSASADIAPADKRLYAIRDVTGTVESLDLITASILSKKLAAGLQSLVLDVKTGSGAFMKSRAESRALAQALVSTANAAGCPTTALVTDMTQPLASSLGNALEVESSMAVLTGQDSGPLLELSIALGAELLATAGIADGEAKLRKAISSGEAAERFGRMVYALGGPLAFVDDWRRFLPEATVILEVPAPSDGVVTQMDGEALGLAVVDLGGGRRVETDVVDPAVGFSDVVRLGDKIAKGQPLLRVHAAREEQAAAAAQVVLQSITLGEGAPDAVPLVMERIT; encoded by the coding sequence ATGGATGCGCGTGGCATTATCGGCGAGTTGCGCCGTGGCGAGGAACCGGCCCCGCGAGAACTTGCATGGTTTGCCCATGGCCTTGCCGACGGATCGGTGAGCGCGGCACAGGCCGGGGCCTTTGCCATGGGGGTCTGTCTGCGCGGGTTGTCAGAGGCGGGGCGCGTGGCACTGACGCTGGCGATGCGGGATTCGGGGCACGTGCTGGATTGGGACATGGACGCGCCGGTGGTGGACAAACATTCCACCGGCGGCGTGGGCGACTGCGCGTCTTTGGTGCTGGCACCGGCGTTGGCGGCCTGCGGGGTTTATGTGCCGATGATCTCTGGCCGGGGGCTGGGCCATACCGGCGGCACATTGGACAAGCTGGAGGCGATCCCCGGCTATTCGGTGGCGGTGGATGAGGCGATGCTGCGGCAGGTGGTGGGGGATGTGGGCTGTGCCATCGTCAGTGCCTCTGCCGATATCGCGCCTGCGGACAAGCGGCTGTACGCGATCCGCGACGTGACCGGCACGGTCGAGAGCCTTGACCTGATCACCGCCTCGATCCTGTCCAAGAAGCTGGCCGCCGGGCTGCAGTCGCTTGTGCTTGACGTCAAGACCGGCTCGGGCGCCTTTATGAAGTCGAGGGCCGAGTCGCGCGCGCTGGCGCAGGCGCTGGTCAGCACCGCCAATGCGGCAGGCTGTCCGACGACCGCGCTGGTCACTGACATGACGCAGCCGCTGGCGTCGTCGCTGGGCAACGCGCTGGAGGTTGAATCCTCGATGGCGGTTCTGACCGGGCAGGACAGCGGCCCGCTGCTGGAGTTGAGCATCGCGTTGGGCGCGGAACTGCTGGCCACTGCCGGGATCGCCGATGGCGAGGCCAAACTGCGCAAGGCCATCTCCTCTGGCGAGGCGGCGGAACGGTTTGGTCGGATGGTCTATGCGCTGGGCGGGCCGCTGGCTTTTGTTGATGACTGGCGGCGGTTCCTGCCGGAGGCGACCGTGATTCTGGAAGTGCCCGCGCCAAGCGACGGGGTGGTGACGCAGATGGACGGCGAGGCGCTGGGGTTGGCGGTGGTCGATCTGGGCGGCGGACGCCGGGTTGAGACCGATGTGGTGGACCCGGCGGTGGGCTTTTCCGACGTGGTGCGGCTGGGCGACAAGATCGCCAAGGGCCAACCGCTGCTGCGGGTCCATGCGGCGCGTGAGGAACAGGCCGCCGCCGCTGCGCAGGTGGTGTTGCAGTCCATCACGCTGGGGGAGGGCGCCCCCGACGCCGTGCCGCTGGTCATGGAGAGGATCACCTGA
- the glyA gene encoding serine hydroxymethyltransferase: MNAPHRDTGFFTESLSSRDPELYASITGELGRQRDEIELIASENIVSKAVMEAQGSVMTNKYAEGYPGRRYYGGCDYVDVAENLAIERAKQLFGCDFANVQPNSGSQANQGVFTALIKPGDTILGMSLDAGGHLTHGAKPNQSGKWFNAIQYGVRQQDNQLDYDQVEALAKEHLPKLIIAGGSAIPRQIDFAKMREIADMVGAYLHVDMAHFAGLVAAGEHPSPFPHAHVATTTTHKTLRGPRGGMILTNDEALAKKFNSAIFPGIQGGPLMHVIAAKAVAFGEALRPEFKTYQQQVVKNAQALSDQLIKGGLDTVTHGTDTHVVLVDLRPKNVKGNATEKALGRAHITCNKNGVPFDPEKPTVTSGIRLGSPAGTTRGFGEAEFRQIADWIIEVVDGLAANGEDGNAEVEAKVKAEVAALCARFPIYTDL; the protein is encoded by the coding sequence ATGAACGCCCCTCACCGCGACACCGGTTTCTTTACCGAGTCGCTCTCCTCCCGCGACCCCGAACTCTATGCCTCGATCACCGGCGAACTCGGCCGCCAGCGCGACGAGATAGAGTTGATCGCCTCGGAAAACATCGTTTCCAAGGCCGTGATGGAGGCGCAAGGCTCTGTCATGACCAACAAATACGCCGAAGGCTATCCTGGTCGGCGGTATTACGGTGGCTGTGACTACGTCGACGTGGCCGAAAACCTTGCCATCGAACGCGCCAAACAACTGTTTGGCTGCGACTTTGCCAACGTGCAGCCGAACTCGGGCTCGCAAGCCAACCAAGGCGTGTTCACCGCGCTGATCAAGCCGGGCGACACCATTCTGGGCATGTCGCTGGATGCAGGCGGTCACCTGACCCACGGCGCCAAGCCGAACCAGTCCGGCAAATGGTTCAACGCCATCCAATACGGCGTGCGCCAGCAGGACAACCAGTTGGACTACGATCAGGTCGAGGCGCTGGCCAAAGAACACCTGCCCAAGCTGATCATCGCCGGCGGCTCTGCCATCCCGCGCCAGATCGACTTTGCCAAGATGCGTGAGATTGCCGACATGGTTGGCGCGTATCTGCACGTCGACATGGCGCACTTTGCCGGTCTGGTCGCGGCAGGTGAGCACCCCTCGCCCTTCCCGCACGCGCATGTGGCGACGACGACCACCCACAAAACCCTGCGCGGTCCGCGCGGCGGCATGATCCTCACCAACGATGAGGCACTGGCGAAGAAATTCAACTCCGCCATCTTCCCCGGCATTCAGGGCGGCCCCTTGATGCACGTCATCGCCGCCAAGGCCGTGGCCTTTGGCGAGGCACTGCGCCCTGAGTTCAAGACCTACCAGCAACAGGTGGTCAAGAACGCACAGGCCCTGTCCGATCAACTGATCAAAGGCGGGCTGGACACCGTAACCCACGGAACCGACACCCATGTGGTGCTGGTCGATCTGCGCCCCAAGAACGTCAAAGGCAACGCCACCGAAAAGGCGCTGGGCCGCGCCCATATCACCTGCAACAAGAACGGCGTGCCCTTTGACCCCGAAAAGCCGACCGTGACCAGCGGCATCCGCCTTGGCAGCCCCGCAGGCACCACCCGCGGTTTCGGTGAGGCAGAGTTCCGCCAGATCGCCGACTGGATCATCGAGGTCGTCGACGGACTGGCCGCCAATGGCGAAGACGGCAACGCCGAGGTCGAGGCCAAGGTAAAGGCAGAGGTCGCAGCCCTCTGCGCCCGCTTCCCGATCTACACCGACCTCTAA
- a CDS encoding NADP-dependent malic enzyme codes for MNDTTNESLRQAALFYHENPRPGKLEIRATKPLANGRDLSRAYSPGVAEACLEIKADPANAARYTTKGNLVAVVTNGTAVLGLGNIGALASKPVMEGKAVLFKKFANIDCFDIEVNEPDPEKLAEIVCALEPTFGAINLEDIKAPDCFIVEKICRERMNIPVFHDDQHGTAIVVGAAATNALHVAEKAWGDIKVVSTGGGAAGIACLNMLLKLGVKRENIWLCDIHGLVYEGRAEDMNPQKAAFAQTSDLRTLDDVIDGADLFLGLSGPGVLKPEHVSRMAARPIIFALANPTPEIMPDLAREAAPDAIIATGRSDFPNQVNNVLCFPFIFRGALDVGATEINDAMQVACVEGIAALARATTSAEAAAAYRGEHLTFGADYLIPKPFDPRLSGIVSSAVARAAMDSGVALRPLDDLNAYKQKLDASVYKSALLMRPVFQAAATASRRIVFAEGEDERVLRAAQAILEETTETPILIGRPEVIATRCERMGLEIRPDRDFNIVNPENDPRYRDYWNSYHEIMARRGVTPDLARAIMRTNTTAIGAIMVHRDEADSLICGTFGEYLWHLNYIRQVLGDAKHHPQAALSLMILEDGPLFIADTHVHQLPTAEQLAETAIGAARHVRRFGIEPKIALCSQSQFGNQQSDSGVRLRDAMQILDSRDCDFSYEGEMNVDSALDAELRERQFPGNRMEGAANVLIFGHADAASATRNILKMKSGGLEVGPVLMGMGNRAHIVTPSITARGLLNMAAIAGTPVAHYG; via the coding sequence ATGAACGACACCACCAATGAATCGCTGCGTCAGGCGGCATTGTTCTACCATGAGAACCCGCGCCCCGGTAAGCTGGAGATCCGCGCCACCAAACCGCTGGCCAATGGCCGCGACCTCAGCCGCGCCTATTCCCCCGGCGTCGCCGAGGCCTGCCTTGAAATCAAGGCCGACCCAGCCAACGCCGCCCGCTACACCACCAAGGGCAACCTTGTGGCCGTGGTGACAAACGGCACCGCCGTTCTGGGGCTTGGCAACATCGGCGCGCTGGCCTCCAAGCCGGTGATGGAGGGCAAGGCCGTTCTGTTCAAGAAATTCGCCAACATCGATTGTTTCGACATCGAGGTGAACGAACCGGACCCGGAAAAGCTGGCCGAGATTGTCTGCGCGCTGGAACCCACCTTTGGCGCGATCAACCTTGAGGACATCAAGGCCCCCGACTGTTTCATCGTCGAAAAGATCTGCCGCGAGCGGATGAACATTCCGGTCTTTCACGATGACCAGCACGGCACCGCCATCGTCGTCGGCGCTGCAGCTACCAACGCGCTGCATGTGGCCGAAAAGGCATGGGGTGACATCAAGGTCGTCAGCACCGGCGGGGGTGCCGCGGGCATCGCCTGTCTCAACATGCTGCTGAAACTGGGCGTCAAACGCGAAAACATCTGGCTCTGTGACATTCACGGTCTGGTCTATGAGGGCCGGGCCGAGGACATGAACCCGCAAAAGGCCGCCTTTGCCCAGACATCCGACCTGCGCACGCTGGACGATGTGATCGACGGCGCGGACCTGTTCCTTGGCCTGTCCGGTCCCGGCGTTCTGAAACCCGAACATGTCAGCCGCATGGCCGCCCGCCCGATCATCTTTGCGCTGGCCAACCCGACGCCAGAGATCATGCCGGACCTCGCCCGTGAGGCCGCGCCGGATGCCATCATCGCCACCGGGCGCAGCGATTTCCCGAACCAAGTCAACAACGTCCTGTGTTTCCCCTTCATCTTCCGGGGCGCGCTGGACGTGGGCGCAACGGAGATCAACGACGCCATGCAGGTCGCCTGCGTCGAGGGCATCGCCGCGCTGGCCCGCGCCACCACCAGCGCCGAGGCCGCCGCCGCCTATCGGGGTGAGCATCTCACCTTCGGGGCCGATTACCTGATCCCCAAACCGTTTGACCCGCGCCTGTCTGGCATCGTCTCGTCCGCCGTGGCGCGCGCCGCGATGGACTCCGGCGTGGCCCTGCGCCCGCTGGACGACCTGAATGCCTACAAGCAAAAGCTGGACGCCTCGGTCTACAAATCCGCGCTGCTGATGCGTCCGGTGTTTCAGGCCGCCGCCACCGCCAGCCGCCGCATCGTCTTTGCCGAGGGAGAGGATGAGCGCGTGCTGCGCGCCGCACAGGCGATCCTTGAGGAAACCACCGAAACGCCGATCCTCATTGGCCGCCCCGAGGTGATCGCCACCCGGTGTGAGCGTATGGGGCTGGAAATCCGGCCCGACCGCGACTTCAACATCGTCAACCCTGAGAACGATCCGCGCTATCGCGACTACTGGAACAGCTACCATGAGATCATGGCGCGGCGCGGCGTCACGCCCGATCTGGCCCGCGCAATCATGCGCACCAACACCACCGCCATCGGCGCGATCATGGTCCACCGCGATGAGGCCGACAGCCTGATCTGCGGCACCTTCGGCGAGTATCTCTGGCACCTGAACTACATCCGGCAGGTGCTGGGCGACGCCAAGCACCACCCGCAGGCCGCTCTGTCCCTGATGATCCTCGAAGACGGGCCACTGTTTATCGCCGACACCCATGTGCATCAGCTGCCCACCGCCGAACAACTGGCCGAAACCGCCATCGGCGCGGCGCGGCATGTGCGCCGCTTTGGCATCGAACCCAAGATCGCGCTCTGTTCACAGTCGCAGTTCGGCAACCAGCAATCCGACAGCGGCGTGCGCCTGCGCGACGCCATGCAGATCCTCGACAGCCGCGACTGTGACTTCAGCTACGAGGGAGAGATGAACGTCGACAGCGCGCTGGACGCCGAATTGCGCGAACGCCAGTTCCCCGGCAACCGGATGGAGGGCGCGGCCAACGTGCTGATCTTTGGCCACGCCGACGCCGCCTCGGCCACGCGCAACATCCTCAAGATGAAATCCGGCGGGCTAGAGGTTGGTCCGGTCCTGATGGGCATGGGCAACCGCGCCCATATCGTCACTCCCTCGATCACCGCGCGCGGGTTGCTGAACATGGCCGCCATCGCGGGCACACCCGTGGCGCACTACGGCTAA
- the prpE gene encoding propionate-CoA ligase PrpE, giving the protein MGYQDVYDSCQSDPAGFWMKAAEAIDWDRKPSKALFDKGDQMYEWFADGMVNTCWNAVDRHVERGRGEQTAIIYDSPITHTKREISFVELRNRVANLAGALRAKGIEKGDRVIIYMPMIPEALEAMLACARLGAIHSVVFGGFASTELAVRIDDAKPKAIIAASCGMEPGRVIHYKPLLDGAIDLATHKPDFCVIFQREQEVAKLIEGRDYNWHGFQYGVEPADCVPVEGNHPAYILYTSGTTGQPKGVVRHTGGHLVALNWSMKNLYNVDPGDVFWAASDVGWVVGHSYITYGPLVHGNTTIVFEGKPVGTPDAGTFWRVIQEHKVKSFFTAPTAFRAVKREDPKGEFVGKYDLSGLRAVYLAGERADPDTITWAQDMLKVPVIDHWWQTETGWCIAGNPLGIEEMPTKLGSPAKPMPGYDVQILDEAGHPVGPDTLGAIAIKLPLPPGTLPTLWNAEDRFRKSYLNTFPGYYETGDAGMKDEEGYLYIMARTDDVINVAGHRLSTGGMEEVLAGHPDVAECAVIGVTDQLKGQLPMGFLCLNAGTNRTHDEIVKECVKLVREKIGPVAAFKLACVVDRLPKTRSGKILRATMVKIADSEEFKMPATIDDPAILDEIREALQGLGYAKG; this is encoded by the coding sequence ATGGGGTATCAAGACGTTTATGACAGCTGCCAGTCCGATCCAGCAGGGTTCTGGATGAAAGCTGCCGAGGCTATCGATTGGGACCGGAAGCCTTCGAAAGCGCTCTTCGACAAGGGCGACCAGATGTACGAGTGGTTTGCCGACGGCATGGTCAACACTTGCTGGAACGCCGTTGATCGCCATGTAGAGCGGGGCCGGGGTGAGCAGACGGCGATCATCTACGACAGCCCGATCACCCATACCAAGCGCGAGATTTCCTTTGTCGAGCTGCGCAACCGCGTTGCCAATCTGGCCGGCGCCCTGCGCGCCAAGGGCATAGAAAAGGGCGACCGCGTCATCATCTACATGCCGATGATCCCCGAGGCGCTGGAGGCGATGCTGGCCTGTGCGCGGTTGGGCGCGATCCATTCGGTTGTGTTTGGCGGCTTTGCCTCGACGGAACTGGCGGTGCGGATCGATGACGCCAAACCCAAGGCGATCATCGCGGCCTCCTGCGGGATGGAGCCGGGCCGCGTCATCCATTACAAGCCGCTGCTGGACGGCGCGATTGATCTGGCCACGCACAAGCCCGACTTTTGCGTGATCTTCCAGCGCGAGCAGGAAGTGGCCAAGCTGATCGAGGGGCGCGACTATAACTGGCACGGGTTCCAGTACGGGGTAGAACCTGCTGATTGTGTCCCGGTTGAGGGCAACCACCCGGCCTATATCCTCTATACCTCTGGCACCACGGGTCAGCCCAAGGGGGTTGTACGCCACACCGGCGGCCATCTGGTGGCGCTGAACTGGAGCATGAAGAACCTCTACAACGTCGATCCGGGTGATGTGTTCTGGGCGGCGTCGGATGTGGGCTGGGTCGTGGGGCACAGCTATATCACCTACGGACCGTTGGTGCATGGCAACACCACCATCGTGTTTGAGGGCAAGCCGGTGGGTACGCCTGACGCGGGCACGTTCTGGCGGGTCATCCAGGAACATAAGGTGAAGTCGTTCTTCACCGCGCCAACCGCCTTCCGGGCTGTTAAACGCGAAGACCCCAAAGGTGAGTTCGTCGGGAAATACGACCTTAGCGGGCTGCGTGCGGTTTATCTGGCGGGTGAGCGGGCGGACCCGGATACCATCACCTGGGCGCAAGACATGCTGAAGGTGCCGGTGATCGACCATTGGTGGCAGACAGAGACCGGCTGGTGCATCGCGGGCAACCCGCTGGGCATCGAGGAGATGCCGACCAAACTGGGCAGCCCGGCCAAGCCGATGCCGGGCTATGACGTGCAGATTTTGGATGAGGCGGGCCACCCGGTTGGTCCCGACACGCTGGGGGCCATCGCGATCAAGCTGCCGCTGCCGCCGGGGACGTTGCCGACGCTATGGAATGCCGAGGATCGCTTTCGCAAATCCTACCTCAATACCTTCCCCGGCTACTATGAGACGGGCGATGCGGGGATGAAGGACGAAGAGGGCTATCTGTACATCATGGCGCGCACCGATGATGTGATCAACGTCGCGGGACATCGCCTGTCGACGGGGGGGATGGAAGAGGTTTTGGCCGGTCATCCGGACGTGGCCGAATGTGCGGTGATTGGCGTGACGGATCAGTTGAAGGGACAGCTGCCGATGGGATTTCTGTGCCTGAATGCGGGCACGAACCGGACCCATGATGAGATCGTCAAGGAATGCGTCAAACTGGTGCGGGAGAAAATCGGCCCGGTGGCGGCGTTCAAGCTGGCCTGCGTGGTGGATCGCCTGCCGAAGACTCGGTCGGGGAAAATTCTGCGCGCGACCATGGTGAAAATCGCCGACAGTGAGGAATTCAAGATGCCCGCGACGATTGATGATCCGGCGATTTTGGATGAAATCCGCGAGGCCCTGCAGGGGCTGGGATATGCTAAGGGGTGA
- a CDS encoding 2-keto-4-pentenoate hydratase → MSRFTALPVTAGVIALTAGAAWADCADDAAIAAYVADYLAKTPAAALVPDGNMEDARCTQDKLVAALVPHLGPAIGYKAGLTSKPAQERFGAAEPVAGVLYQNMMLEDGAEVSATFGARSLFEADLILVVGDAAINDATTLEEAIDHISAVHPFIELPDLAYAEGQPISAVTLTANGVAARLGVLGAPLPVEDGAVMLAALADMTVTVRDAEGEVLSQAPGAAVLGNPVNAALWLMSKGYEFKAGDLISVGSIGPLLAPPQAKGSASVTYDGLPGNPVISVTFTD, encoded by the coding sequence ATGTCCAGATTTACTGCTCTGCCCGTCACGGCGGGCGTTATTGCATTGACGGCGGGTGCGGCATGGGCCGACTGCGCCGACGACGCGGCCATTGCGGCCTATGTGGCCGATTATCTGGCCAAGACACCGGCTGCCGCGTTGGTCCCGGACGGAAACATGGAGGATGCGCGCTGCACACAGGACAAGCTGGTGGCCGCATTGGTCCCGCATCTTGGTCCGGCGATCGGCTACAAGGCCGGGCTGACAAGCAAACCCGCGCAAGAGCGTTTCGGCGCGGCAGAGCCGGTGGCAGGCGTGTTGTACCAAAACATGATGCTGGAAGACGGGGCCGAGGTGTCGGCAACCTTTGGCGCGCGGTCGCTGTTTGAGGCGGATCTGATTCTGGTGGTGGGCGATGCGGCGATCAACGATGCCACCACGCTGGAAGAGGCCATCGACCATATCTCGGCGGTGCATCCATTCATTGAACTACCTGATCTTGCCTACGCCGAGGGGCAGCCGATTAGTGCGGTGACGCTGACGGCAAACGGTGTTGCGGCGCGTCTGGGGGTGTTGGGCGCGCCATTGCCGGTTGAGGATGGCGCGGTGATGCTGGCCGCGCTGGCGGACATGACGGTCACGGTGCGCGACGCAGAGGGCGAGGTTCTGTCACAGGCGCCGGGCGCGGCGGTTCTGGGAAACCCGGTCAACGCGGCGCTGTGGCTGATGTCCAAGGGCTATGAGTTCAAGGCGGGGGATCTGATCTCTGTCGGGTCCATCGGGCCGCTGCTGGCCCCGCCGCAGGCCAAGGGATCGGCCAGCGTGACTTATGACGGATTGCCGGGCAATCCGGTGATTTCCGTCACGTTTACGGATTAA
- the map gene encoding type I methionyl aminopeptidase, producing MDSYINVPVAPKAKDARRTESIKLYGPDAFEGMRRAGALTARCLDGVSDLVRDGTALAQINSFVLDFAAAHGATPATLGYKGYQYACCTSVNHVVCHGFPNEKKLRDGDIVNVDVTLILDGWYGDSSRMYVAGRPSRAAERLIQIAHEAMMQGINAVRPGARLGDIGHAIQTYAHSERCSVVRDFCGHGIGQVFHDSPNILNFGRAGTGPELREGMIFTVEPMINLGRADVKTLADGWTAVTRDRSLSAQFEHSIGVTSDGYEIFTRSPTGLHAPGLQLHAGSA from the coding sequence ATGGACAGCTATATCAACGTGCCCGTCGCCCCCAAGGCAAAGGACGCACGCAGAACCGAGAGCATCAAGCTCTATGGACCGGACGCCTTTGAGGGAATGCGCCGCGCTGGTGCCTTGACCGCCAGATGTCTGGACGGTGTGTCCGATCTTGTCCGCGATGGCACCGCATTGGCACAGATCAATTCCTTTGTTCTCGACTTCGCCGCCGCCCATGGCGCGACGCCCGCGACACTGGGCTACAAGGGCTACCAATACGCCTGCTGCACATCCGTTAACCACGTCGTCTGCCACGGCTTCCCAAACGAGAAAAAGCTGCGCGACGGCGATATCGTCAATGTCGATGTCACGTTGATCCTTGACGGGTGGTATGGCGATTCAAGCCGGATGTATGTGGCGGGCAGGCCCTCGCGCGCGGCGGAACGGCTGATCCAGATCGCGCATGAGGCCATGATGCAAGGCATCAACGCTGTGCGGCCCGGCGCGCGACTGGGCGATATCGGCCACGCAATCCAGACCTATGCACATTCCGAACGCTGTTCCGTAGTCCGCGACTTTTGCGGCCACGGCATCGGTCAGGTCTTTCACGACTCCCCCAATATCCTGAATTTCGGGCGGGCAGGCACCGGCCCGGAACTGCGTGAGGGTATGATTTTCACTGTTGAACCGATGATCAATCTAGGACGCGCCGACGTAAAGACTCTCGCCGACGGCTGGACTGCCGTGACACGGGATAGATCCCTTTCCGCACAATTCGAACACTCGATCGGAGTGACGTCCGATGGCTATGAGATATTTACACGCTCGCCCACGGGGCTGCACGCGCCGGGGCTCCAGCTTCACGCCGGTTCTGCCTAA